In Oncorhynchus keta strain PuntledgeMale-10-30-2019 unplaced genomic scaffold, Oket_V2 Un_contig_972_pilon_pilon, whole genome shotgun sequence, a genomic segment contains:
- the gc gene encoding vitamin D-binding protein: protein MQWLSVCSLLVLLSVSARSQAQNQICTIFTEAKEDGFKSLILVGLAQNLPDSMLGDLVPLIAEALAMGVKCCSDTPPEDCDRDVADLFQSAVCSSETLVEKNHLKMCCEKTAAERTHCFLDHKAKIPRDLSLQAELPAADQCEDFKKDHKAFVGRFIFKFSKSNTMVQPHVILAITKAYGEVLTSCCGEAEAQTCFDTKKATFQRAVGHRVTELKALCIVHKKYGDRVVKAKKLIQYSQKMPQASFQEMGGMVDKIVATVAPCCSGDMVTCMKERKTLVDEVCADKSVLPRAAGLSACCKEDAVHRGSCVEAMKPDSKPDGLSEHYDVHADIAAVCQTFTKTPEEAMGKLVYEISVRHPESSQQVILRFAKEAEQALLQCCDKEDHAECVKTALAGSDIDKKITDETDYFKKMCAVETGMNNNAFEKSMMVHYTRIMPQASFDQLHMVSERVHDVLHDCCKDEPGHFILPCAEEKLTDAIDTTCEDYDPSTINPHIAHCCNQSYSMRRTCILAIQPDTEFTPPKLDASNFHMGPELCTKDSKELLLSGKKLLYGVVRHKTTITEEQLKSISTKYHSMKEKCCAAEDQAACFTEEVNTHRSTLFKPFHPY from the exons ATGCAGTGGTTGTCTGTCTGCAGCCTGTTGGTGCTGCTGAGTGTGTCAGCCCGGTCTCAGGCTCAGAACCAGATCTGTACCATCTTCACGGAGGCCAAGGAAGATGGATTCAAATCTTT gaTCCTTGTAGGGCTGGCTCAGAATCTTCCCGATAGTATGTTGGGTGACTTGGTGCCTCTCATCGCGGAGGCCTTAGCCATGGGCGTCAAATGCTGCTCAGACACTCCTCCAGAGGACTGCGACAGAGATGTG gcgGACCTGTTCCAGAGCGCGGTGTGTTCCTCTGAGACCCTGGTGGAGAAGAACCATCTGAAGATGTGCTGTGAGAAGACTGCCGCTGAGAGGACACACTGCTTCCTGGACCACAAGGCCAAG aTTCCTCGGGACCTGTCCCTCCAAGCTGAGCTGCCCGCTGCAGACCAGTGTGAAGACTTCAAGAAGGACCACAAGGCTTTTGTTGGGAG gttcATCTTCAAGTTCTCCAAGAGTAACACGATGGTACAACCACATGTGATCCTGGCTATCACCAAAGCTTATGGAGAGGTTCTGACTAGCTGTTGTGGAGAGGCTGAGGCCCAGACTTGCTTCGACACCAAG aAAGCTACTTTCCAACGCGCCGTCGGGCATCGCGTGACTGAACTCAAGGCCCTGTGCATCGTCCACAAGAAATATGGAGACCGCGTTGTCAAGGCCAA GAAGCTGATCCAGTACAGTCAGAAGATGCCTCAGGCCTCTTTCCAGGAGATGGGAGGCATGGTAGACAAGATCGTAGCGACTGTTGCCCCCTGCTGCAGCGGAGACATGGTCACATGCATGAAGGAGAGG AAGACCCTGGTGGATGAGGTGTGTGCTGATAAGAGTGTGTTGCCTCGCGCGGCGGGTCTGTCTGCATGCTGTAAGGAGGATGCAGTACACAGAGGGTCCTGTGTTGAGGCCATGAAGCCAGACTCTAAGCCAGACGGTCTGTCTGAGCACTACGACGTTCACGCTGACATAGCAGCAGTCTGCCAGACCTTTACCAAGACCCCAGAAGAAGCCATGGGGAA GTTGGTGTATGAGATCTCAGTGCGTCACCCTGAGTCGTCTCAGCAGGTGATTCTGAGGTTCGCCAAGGAGGCTGAGCAGGCCTTGCTCCAGTGCTGTGACAAGGAGGACCATGCAGAGTGTGTCAAAACCGCT CTGGCAGGAAGTGATATTGATAAGAAGATCACTGATGAGACTGACTACTTCAAGAAGATGTGTGCTGTTGAGACTGGCATGAACAATAACGCCTTTGAGAAGAG tatGATGGTGCACTACACCAGGATAATGCCCCAGGCCTCCTTCGACCAGCTCCACATGGTGTCAGAGAGGGTGCATGATGTCCTCCATGACTGCTGCAAGGACGAGCCAGGCCACTTCATCCTTCCTTGTGCAGAGGAGaag CTGACCGACGCCATCGACACCACATGTGAGGACTACGACCCCTCCACCATTAACCCCCACATCGCCCACTGCTGCAACCAGTCCTACTCCATGAGGAGAAcctgtatcctggccatccaGCCTGACACAGAGTTCACGCCCCCAAAGCTGGATGCCAGCAACTTCCACATGGGCCCCGAGCTCTGCACCAAGGACAGCAAGGAGCTGCTGCTCTCTGGGAAGAA ACTACTGTATGGTGTGGTCAGACATAAGACCACCATCACCGAGGAGCAGCTGAAGTCCATCTCTACTAAATATCACAGTATGAAGGAGAAGTGCTGTGCTGCTGAGGACCAAGCAGCATGCTTCACTGAGGAGGTAAACACTCACCGCTCCACACTGTTCAAACCCTTTCATCCTTATTGA